A window of Apium graveolens cultivar Ventura chromosome 8, ASM990537v1, whole genome shotgun sequence contains these coding sequences:
- the LOC141680414 gene encoding uncharacterized protein LOC141680414 — protein MAWNIDVKTTTIANCFRHCKIRSEENDEQELGEINEGVEGLNEVISNLRYRNVMDVEHLLNYPNENDAVMKSPTDEEIIESVMSTDEGNDPEPDDSNVIPSVSSKEAFQALTTLNNYLLQHEQNIPGVIFVLHKVKDEINFGFGGKKKQATIDSYFNKN, from the coding sequence ATGGCTTGGAATATTGATGTGAAAACAACCACAATTGCAAATTGTTTTCGGCATTGCAAGATTCGTTcagaagaaaatgatgaacaaGAACTTGGAGAAATAAATGAAGGTGTCGAAGGATTAAATGAAGTTATCTCTAATTTACGATATAGGAATGTGATGGATGTCGAGCATCTCTTAAACTATCCAAACGAGAATGATGCGGTTATGAAATCACCTACGGATGAAGAAATCATTGAGTCGGTAATGAGCACTGATGAAGGGAATGATCCTGAACCCGACGATAGCAATGTCATCCCAAGCGTGTCATCAAAGGAAGCATTTCAAGCACTCACCACTTTGAACAATTACTTGTTACAACACGAGCAAAACATACCAGGAGTTATTTTTGTTTTACATAAAGTCAAGGACGAGATTAATTTTGGCTTTGGTGGAAAGAAGAAACAAGCTACAATAGattcatattttaataagaattaa